ACCGGCACAGCAGCGGCCCTGCAACGGATTGAGGATTTTGATCCAACGAGCGATCGAATTGGGCTGGCTCCGGGGCTGCGGTTCGAGGATTTGGAGATTGTGCGGGTTAGCGATCGCGCCAATGACACCATCGCCACCAGCACCACCGACAGCCCTGGCGAAGTGCTGATTTTTCTGAAGGGCACGACCAATCTGCTGGCCCGGGTGGCCAATGTGCGGTTGGCAGACTTGGGGCGCGATCGATTCGTGGAAGCGGAGGTGCTGCAATTTAGCGACAGCACTTTTCAGATTCGGGAAGATGGCACACCGTTCACCAGTATTCGCATTGAGCGCAGTTTTCCCTTTCTGAAATCGCCAATCACCACCAAAACGGTCACGGTGGGTGTGAGCAATGGCACGGCGATCTTGGGCCAAGATTTGCGCTTGGATGGGCCGATCGTGGCGGAGTTTGGGGCCGATGAGCGATCGGTCTCGGTGGTGTTGCCGTTGGTGGATGACCTGCTGGTGGAGGGAACGGAAACCCTGCGCCTCACCTTGGCGGATCCAACCGGGGGCAGCAAACTGGGCGATCGCACGCAGGCGACCCTCTTGATTGAGGACAATGACCAGCCTTCAGCGGCTTCACCGGGACGATTAGATTTCAGCGGCTCCGTCTACAGCGTTGAAGAAAGCGATGGTTCCGCCCTGATTGCCATCACGCGCACGGGAGGCACCAACGGCGAAATTACCGCCACGATCGATATTGTCAATGACAGCGCGATCGTCTTCCGCGACCTGGGCGCACCGGAACCCACTGTGGTGCGGTTTGCCGACGGAGACAGCACCACCCAATTTGTCCGAGTTCCGCTGATTGACAACTTTGTGGAGGATGGAACCCGCAGCGCCATTTTGCGGCTGGTGAACCTGACCAACGGAGCCAGCACCGGAGAACGCCCCGCCGCCCGCTTGGAAATCATCGACAACGACGGCCCCGCCGGAACTTTATCCTTCAGCCAGCCGGTTTTTAGCGTGGTGGAAGGCCAGGCGATCGCCTCGGTGACGGTTACCCGCAGCAACGGCAGCAGCGGCCCCGTCACCGCCCTCATTTCCACCACCAGCGGCACGGCGGTTCCCGGTGCTGATTTTGGCATTCCTGCCAGCACTCTGGTGAGTTTTGCCGACGGGGACACCACGCCCAAAACCATTCAATTCTCGATCGGGGATGATGCCCTGTTGGAAACCACCGAAGTGGTGAATCTGGCCCTGGTCAACCCGACGGGCGGGGCCTTGCTGGGGCGGCAAAATACGGCCGTGTTGGAGATTGCCGATAACGATCGATTCACGGCCCAGGTCAACTTTGGGCAAGTGCGCGATCTCCAGCCGATCGGCACGGATCCGATTACGGGCGTTCAATTTTCCAGCAATGCCCTAGGCATTTTGGATTACAACGCGGGTGGCAGCGGCAACTTCACCGATCCGCTACTGAATGCCGGAGCTGCCGCCCAAGTGATGACCTACGGAGAAGGGCGATCGATTGTGATGACCGTGGCCAACGGGTTTCGCGATCGACTTAGTTTCCGTTATGCAGCCCCCTTTGCCCTTGATCCGCGCCGGGATCCCGATGGGGATGGCCTCCACGAAGTGACGCTCTACGATGGGCCCAACGGCACCGGAAACATTTTGGCCATCATCGATCTGCCCCTGACCGCCGACAGCAACTTACCCGTGGGAGCCTATGCCCTGACCCGCGATCCCTTCGTGGTGAACTTCAGTGGCATTGCCCGATCGGTCACCTTCGGCAGCCAAGCAGACAAGCTGATTTTGGACGACATCGCGATCGGCTAGGCTGCTCGCCACTGCAATTCGTAGCCTGCTGAACAGCAAAAATTTTGATTTGCTTCAACATTGACGGGTCGCATATCTAGTGTTTGACTGAAAAAGGTTTTCTGTTTCACGCTAGATATTGTGGGTGTCCCATCAGCTATGGTCTCGCAACTTGAGGTTTCCACCCTATCGCGATCGTCCAACTCCCTCGCTCATGGTTTGGTGCAGGTGTTTACCGCACCCCGGCGAACGTTTCTGACAGATGTAATGGCCCAGGCCCTGCGCGTGGCCGGCCAGGGACAGTCGGTGTTAGTGGCCCAATTCCTCAAGGGCGGTATTCGTCAGGGCAGCGACCATCCGATCTCCTTGGTGCAACGACTGGATTGGCTGCGTTGTGACCTCTCGCGCAATTTGGATGAAACCCAGCCCACGCCGGAAGAAATCGCCGCCATTCGCGATCTTTGGCAACAGGTGGTCGATCGGGTGCAATCGGGACAATACGAGCTAATCGTGTTGGATGAATTAAGCTTGGCAATTCGGCTGGGGGCGATCGACTGCAAGGAAGTGCTGGATTTGCTCGATCGCTGCCCGCAACACCTGGACGTGATTTTGACTGGGCCCGACGTACCCCAATCGCTGTTGGATGCGGCTGACCAAATCACCGAAGTGCGTCGCAGTCGTCGTTCTTGATCGTTAACTCTGGCTGGTTTGGGCTGGTCTGCTCGATCGGGACTGCGCCCTAGATTGCGCCGCCCCCGAAAGCCATCACAGCCAGGGGTAGCAAGCCCAAGGCTGCTTTATGCTAAGGTGGCTTGCTGCCCTACCTCACTCGCTGACGATCATGCTCAAGAACGATGCCTGGATTACCGAGATGGCCCGCCAAGGGATGATTTCCCCCTTCGAGCCAAAACTTGTACGGCGCATCGAACAGCATCCCGTCATCTCCTATGGGTGCAGCAGTTTTGGCTATGACATCCGCCTGTCGCCCAAGGAATTCAAAATTTTTCGCCACATTCCTGGCACAGTCGTTGATCCCAAAAACTTCAACCCCGCCAACCTGGATCCCGCCGAGCTACACCGCGATGAGAACGGTGAATTTTTCATCCTGCCGGCCCACTCCTACGGCCTCGGAGTCGCCCTAGAGCATTTGCAAATTCCCGACACCATCACCGTCCTTTGCATCGGCAAAAGCACCTACGCCCGTGTCGGCTTGATTGCCAACTTGACCCCAGCAGAGGCGGGCTGGCGCGGCCATTTGACCCTGGAAATTTCCAACGCATCGAGCGCCGATTGCCGGATCTATGCCAATGAAGGCATTGTGCAATTGCTCTTTATGGAAGGCGATCCTTGCGAAGTCAGCTATGAAACCCGCCGGGGGAAATATCAAGACCAACCCGAGTCGATCGTGATTGCCCGAGTCTAATTCGCACCCAGTTTGCCGGTTATCCATCTCCCTTTTCCTGCCCCTCATTGTCGCTTTCCCTCGAACGTCATGGATCTGTTTCGTGTTGAAGTGCTTTCCGCCATGCCCAATCCTCAGCAGTTGGTGTGGGCAGCCATGCACCAGGATTATTCAGAAAACTTTGTGGTTGATGAGCGCGATCAATTCCCCGACGAGGCCCGAGCGGGTGAGTTAATTATCAAGCACCTCTTACAGGGAAATCGGGGACATTTTGGGCCGATCGAGCATCCGCAAATTGTGTTTAATGTGGGCTTTTTTCCCCATTCAACCATGCAACAATTGCGGACTCATCGAGTAGGAATTTCCTTCGATGTTCAGTCCGGAAGATATTCAGGAATGCGAATTCTGGACGTAATCGAAGGAAAACGGGCACTGGAAGAAATTTTCTACCTGCGGCCGGTTGGTTACTACGCCGATCGCCAAGGGAAAAAGTATTTTTATTCGCCTGAGCAACGGCAAGCGGATTTGGATTGGTGCTTAGAAGCTTGCAAGCGCTATAAGCAACGGATTGAGGAAGGCCTGTCCGAAGAGCACGCTCGCGGGTTGATTCCCTTCGATGTGCGCCAGCATTTCGTGATGAGTTGCAATGCCCGATCGCTCATGCATATTCTCGATTTGCGAGCCAAAGCTGACGCACAGTTGGAAATTCAAAAGCTGTGCGACTTGTTGATGGTGCATTTCAAAAATTGGATGCCGGCCTTGGCCGATTGGTATGAAACCAATCGGTTGGGTAAGGCGCGGTTGTCGCCCTAGCGCTGATTATTGACGGTTGGCCGAATGATAATCACGGTGGTGCGATCGAACCCAGGGGGCAGCCCGGGCGGTACTGGAGAGCTGGGATTGTTCGGTGTGGCGCTAGGGGTGTTGCTGCGGGGGCGATTGGCTCCTTCGCTCACGGTGCTGGGTGTGCCGCTACCGGTTGCGCCGCGCCCACCCAGAGGATCCGCCATCCCATCCAGTGCATCAATCACAAAGGTTTCGGAAAAGCCGGTGCGGGCCGGCCTCCGGGACTCTTCAAAAAAAGAGGGCTTGGGACTGCTGCCCGAAGAGCCACTGGGGGCTGCCGGTTGGGCGATCGCCCCCATTGTTCCTAACCCCACGCCCAACAAGACTCCGATCGCCCCGCCGCTCAAACGCCATCCCCAGACCATAACCCGCCCCATCGCGATCGCCCTCTTCACTAATCAAGCTCAACAGTTCAGGCAAAATTTCTCGGATTGTAGCCAAGTTATTGCCCCAGCCTGCACCCAGATCGCTATCCAACCCGATCGTCATCCAGATTGAATCCGGCGAACTGCCGCGCTAGGATTCCTAAGCGGTGGCAAGAAACGCCAGCAGTTCCCCCGTTGGAATTGCTAGACGAACAAGAGCCATCGATCGTTTCCCTCGTCGCCGCCCAGACAACCTAAAAAACTGCTCCACCCGATCGGCCCCCTTTGCAACCCATGAGCCAAACCAGCAAAAAACGAGTTCTCTCCGGCGTACAACCCACCGGCAGCATCCACCTCGGCAACTATTTGGGCGCAATCCGTAATTGGGTCGTCGATCAGCACCAGTACGACAATTTCTTCTGTGTGGTGGATTTGCACGCCATCACCGTTCCCCACAATCCGGCGGTGTTGGCCGCAGACAGCTTCAAGATTGCCGCCCTCTACTTGGCCTGTGGAATTGACCTCAGTTGCTCCACAATCTTTATCCAATCCCACGTGAGCGCCCACAGCGAATTGGCTTGGTTGCTGAATTGCGTCACGCCCCTGAATTGGCTGGAGCGGATGATTCAGTTTAAGGAAAAAGCCCTGAAGCAAGGCGAAAACGTCAGTGTGGGTCTGCTGGACTATCCGGTGTTGATGGCGGCGGATATTTTGCTTTATGACGCGGATTTGGTGCCGGTGGGCGAAGACCAGAAGCAGCACTTGGAGTTAACCCGCGATGTGGCGATTCGGGTGAATCATCAATACGGCAGCGAGGAGCGGCCGATTCTGAAAGTGCCTGAACCCGCCATCCGCAAGGAAGGGGCCCGCGTGATGAGCCTGACGGACGGGACGAAGAAGATGTCGAAGTCGGATCCGACGGAGATGAGCCGGATTGAGCTGTTGGACAGCCCCGACACGATCGCCAGGAAAATTAAGCGCTGCAAAACTGACCCCCAGCGCGGTTTGGAGTTTAATAACCCCGATCGCCCCGAATGCCACAACCTGTTGGGTCTCTATCAAATTTTGTCCGGCAAATCCCGCGAGGAAGTGGCGACGGAATGTGCCGACATGGGTTGGGGACAGTTCAAGCCCCTGCTGACGGAAACGACGATCGCGGCGCTGGAGCCAATTCAGCAAAAATATAACGAGGTGATGGGCGATCGGGGCTATCTGGAATCTGTGTTGCGGGATGGCCGCGAAAAGGCGGCCGCCGTGGCCAATGCCACCCTGCTTCGGGTGAAGGATGCTTTGGGCTATTCGCGACCGCTTTAGGGCCGATTCGAGGGTTAATCACCCGCTGACGGGCGATCAGTGTGGCCCCGGAATTTGAGACCATAACCAACTGGATAAGGGAGACGGAAACAACGATGAAAGCCGTGGTGTTTGGTGCAACCGGCGAAACGGGCCGGCGAATTGTGCAAGCCTTGGTCGATCGCCAAGTACCTGTGCGGGCCGTGGTGCGCGATTTGGCCACCGCTCGCGCGATTTTGCCGGATTCGGTGGAAGTGGTGCAGGGCAATTTACTCGATCGCCGCTCGATCGACTCTGCCTTAGCCGGTTGCACGGTGGTGTTGAGCGCTGCCGGAGCCAGGCCCAGCTTGGATCCAACGGGCCCCTTGCAGGTGGATTATCTGGGAACCAAGAACTTAACCGATGCAGCCAAGGCGGCGGGCATTGAGCAGTTGGTGCTGGTCTCTTCCCTTTGTGTGTCCAAACTGCTCCACCCGCTGAATTTGTTTTGGTTGATTCTGTTTTGGAAACAACAGGGTGAGCGCTACTTGCAAAACAGCGGCCTGACCTACACGATCGTGCGGCCCGGCGGTCTGAAAAACGAAGATCGGGACACCCCTGTGGTGATGAGCACTGTCGATACGCTCTTTGAGGGATCGATTCCCCGATCGCAGGTGGCCAAGGTTTGTGTCGAAGCCTTGTGGGAACCGGCGGCCCGCAACAAAATTGTGGAAATCGTGGCGCGGGATGATGCCCCCGTGCAGCCTTGGTCAGCCCTTTTTGCCAGCGTTTAAGCGCGGTTCGATCGATGTTTCCTAACTCATCCAATCCCAATCCCTTGGGGGGTTCTGGGTCGTCGCTGCCCGGTTCGCTGCCCGGTTCACTGCCTGGATCTCCCACCGGAGAACCCGGGGGCGATCGCTACGGCACTGGGCTAGTGGCTCCCCAAAGCGTGGATGCGCGCACCAAAAAATTGATGCAGCGCACTTTCTTGATCTTGCTTCTGGCGGGTCTGGCGATCGGGGCGGTCATCTCCGTAGGGGTGGTGATTGCCTTCCAAAAATTTGGACTGATTGGCGTACCCACCCCCAGCGCCCCGATCACGCCAGGGAATTAGCCCCAAGCTGACACATAACAAGCCATTAGGATTGGCGCACCACCGCCCCTCGCACACATAACCCCAACAGGCTGCCACTCAACAGCAGCTTTAGGGTTTCCAGCCCAAAGTAGCCCCCATGCCAAAGGGTCATGGCCGCCGGAACCGAGGGAGCAGTGCTAGCCCAAGACAGGGAAGCCCCTAGCCCCGCCATGGTCGGCGCGAGCCAATAGGTTTGCATCAACATAATGGCCATCAGCACCGCCGCGATCGCCACCACCCACCGCTCGCTGAGGCGGCTCACTTCGTGACGATATCCCAAGGCCAGCGCACCGGCCATCACAACCCCGGCCACCAACAGCCCCACGTGGTTGAACCCATTGAACAGTAACCAACCCACGGGCGCAAAGTCGGGCCGCTCCATCATGCCGCCCATGTAGAGGGCCGGCATGGCCGCCAGGTCGATCGCCAAGGTGGCCCCAACCCACAACAAGAGGGCGATCTCAACGGTCATTTTCCAAGCCGATTGCCCCAGACCGAGAGCGTGGCTGAGACTGGTTTTAAATTCAGAACTCATGCTCGATCGCCTCCTAAATTCCAATTTCTAGCCTAGGAAACTTCCGAGATCAGCGGTAGCCTTTGTTGGGTTTATTCATGATTTGCACATGAACCGTAATACCGGCGATTGCTGAAGAATCTAGAGAATTGAGGATCATGGTCTGATCGAAAAAATGAAGTTCTTCGGTTGCTCATTGCCCAAGTTTCACAATGGGTCATGTTCCAGTGTTGACGATCGGCCGATCGATCGGTGCTAGGGCGCTTTGGGGGGTGATTGATCGAGCGCTTGAATGACCCAAGTGTTGTTAAAGGGTTCGATCGCCTGGATTTGGTAGCGGGGATTGGTTTTGAGCCGATCGAGCCATTCTGTTTTGGGCCGATAGGCGATCGCCCGCTGAATGGTTTCAGGAAGGGGCAGATCGGGTTCCTCTAGGTAAATCAGTTGGGCTTGGGACGGCAGGCGACGGGCCAGGGTGAGCAACCGCAGAGCATTGCCGCTGATCACCACGGGTGGCTGCAGCTCACTCACCCGCTGGGCGATCGCCGGATCGTCGTAACTGCTGTATTTGTTCCACCAAGTGGGAGCCATCACGCCTTGGCTACTGGACCACAGCCCCACCACCCACAACAGGGCGATCGCCCCCGCAGCCCAAGGCCGCCGCCGTTGGTTAGCCCAAGCTTCGCTGAGGCCAAAGGCCAGCACCCAGGTGAGGGCCAAGTAGGCCGGAAGGAAGTAGCGGGCAATGGTCGATCGCTGGCCGCCATCCACCGCATCCAACAGGGCAAAGGGCAGGGCGATCGCGCCAGTCAACAGGGGAAACAGCCAAATATCCGGCGGCGTGACCCGCAGCAAGCGCCGGATGCTGAGTGCAACCATCGCCAGCAACAACCCGATCGGGAGCCAGTGCCAGGACAGGGTGATCGGGTCGGTTTCCTGGGTGATGTCAAACAGGGGCCGATCGAAACAGGCTTGCCAATCCAGGGCGATCGCGCTGAAATTCAGGCCCCAACGCTGCACCAAGGTTCCCCAAGTCAGCTCCCGATCGATCCAACCCATGGGTTTTCGATAGGTCAGCCAACAAACCAGCCAGGGACTGAACAGCACCAGCGCCCCCAGCAGGGAACCACCCCAGGCTAGAAGGTTATGGCGCAAGGCATTCCAACCCCGGTGCGATCGCTCCAGCCATCCCCGCAGGGCCACGTAGGCTCCTTGGGCAGCAATCCCAAGGGCCAAGGGCAAATGACCATAGAAATTGCAGGCCACCAAGACTCCGTAGGTCATCCAGGCCGATCGGGTGGGTTTGCCCAAGCGATCGAGCCGCAGAGCACGCAACAGGGCCCAACTGGCCAACAAAAACAACACCACCGCCAAACTGTAGCCCCGGGCTTCGCGGGCATAGACCACTTGGATCGGGGAAACGGCCACCAGACCGATCGCCAAACCAATCACCGATCGGGCCCTGGGCCAATCGGCTAACCAAGCCTGCCCAAACAGAACTAAAGCCGGAAACACCAGCAGACTCACCAGGGCAGAAAAGGCCCGAATCGCCGCTACCGAGTCCCCTGCCAAATGCGTCCAGCCCCGCAGCAACAGGTAATAGAGCGGCACTTGGTCGGGGGTTTCGGTGGCCAGGCTGTGGAGCGTCGCCAGCCAAGGATGATCGCCCGATCGCTGCAAGGGAACTAAATCAGCGGGGAAAACGGGCCGCCCTTGGGGCTGGAAAAAGTCCTCCACTTGCTCCTTGGTATAACCCGCAATGCGCACGGAGGTGATGGTTTCGTCGTACCAGTAAACCGCGCGATCGAGGGCCGAAAACCGCAACAGCACCGCCACCACCAGAACGAACCCAAGCACCCAACCCGATCGGCCCGGCCCAGATCCGCCGGGCCAAAAACCGCCTAAATTCCCAAATCGGCTCGATCGCTTCGGGGAGCTGCTCATGGGTTCACATCCCGATCGCGGGCAATCTCAGCGGCGGCATCCGGCAAATCATCGAAATCCTCAGGGAGATCATCATCGGGAACATCATCCGCTGGCAATCTCAACCCATGCTCCTGGTCATCATTCATGAATCGATCCTCCTCGACGGCCGACCAATCGGCCGGGGGCCAGTGAAGCGCCAAATAGGGTACATCCCAAGAGTCTTGGCGCGATCGCCCCGCTGCAAAGTTGCGCCCCGTCTCCGCACCGGGGTAGGGCAAATGACCCACCGGGGCCGACAGGTCAAAAATGAGGGAATCGTAAGGAATCAGTTCCACCACCCGATCGGGCGCAGTGCCCCGAAACCGTTGCCACCAGAGGGCCAGCCGTTGCCAGTCATCCTGGGCCACCGCATCGGGATCAAACAGGGTCACTTGCCAGCCCACATAGTCCGCCAACTGCTCATAAACCTCTGGATCCCAGTCTCCCGGCTGCCCGCCCAATTCTGTCCACAGGGCCGCTTGAATGCTCCAGCCAAATTGCCCGCGACTGTAGGTCACCCACAGCTCATCAATCTGTTGCAGTTCCGCCGTGGGTAATTCCAGAAAGGAGCATTGGGCGGCAAAGTAACGCACTAGCCGATCGGTTTCCCGATCGGCCGATCGCCAATCTCCCACTTTCAATGCTTCAAACAAATCCTGATACAAATCTTGGCGGGCAAACCCGCCCCTTGCTTCCGCACAAATCCGATGGGCTTCGCCTCGGCGGGCAATATCTTCGTAGATCAGCAGGCCATCTCGTTCAACGTTGTGGATCCAATCCTCACAGCCGGTCAGCTCTGGTGCAAAGGCATGGCCACAAAATTTACAGGCCTGGTGATCCAGAGGCGCACCACAGTTGGGGCAATGTTCCAAGGACGCATCCAGGGCCAAGGCTCCACAACTGCCACAGGGGCGCGGGGCTAATTGCACCTGAGCCAAGCAATCTTCATGAAAGAAGCGCTGCAACTGGGGTAAATAAACCACCGCCGAGGGGGCGATCGGCTGCTGACAAACCGCACAGGGCAATCCCAAATAGTCGATCGCCCCGCAATGGGGACAGGCCGCCGCCCCCAAGGGCACTGCTCCGCCACAGTCCAGGCAGGTGGATAACTCAGCCATGCATTCTCCTGCGTTGCTCAACCCCGGGCGATCGCTCCAGTTATGCAAAATTTTGCAACCATCGGGGGCGATCGGCGTTTGTCTGTGGGTTATTTTGCCTGATTTTCTGGTTTCTATTTCCTGGCGCTCAGTGTGTTGATGAACCCCTGTTGATGAACCCTGTGGGCCGTTGCCTGAACTGCTGGGGTCAATCAACCGTTGGGATCACGGGTTGATGGCAACGCCGTTCAGAATCAATGCAGCGCCAACTCAGTACCAATTCAGTTCAGTACCAATCCAGCGCCGAAGGTTCATAAACAGTTCAAGGGTTACAGCCGCGATCACTCGCTTCGGCGGTCGGGGTTGCGGTGTAGTATGTTCGTTGCGACATCCGGCCCGTTTCGGGGGTCGTTGGTTCAGCCGATCGGCGACGCGCAATCCTGAGGCCTATGCAACGCCAAAAATTTACCCTTGGTTTCATTGTGGTGCTGACGATCGCGGCGATCGCCGTGATTGTTAACCTGCCCGTGCAGTTGGGGCTTGACCTACGCGGTGGTTCCCAACTGACACTCCAGGTCATGACCACGCCGGAAATTCCCCAGGTCACGCCCGAAGATCTCTCGGCCGTCCGCAAAGTTATTGATAACCGGATTAATGAGCTGGGGGTTTCCGAAGCCCTGGTGCAAACGTCCGGCAACGACAAGCTGGTGGTGCAACTGCCGGGGGTCAGCGACCCGGAACAGGCGGAGCGAGTTTTGGGCAACACGGCGCGGCTGGAGTTTCGGGAGCAAAAACCGGGAACCGAGGCCCAATACCAAGCGGAACGGCAAGTTTACGACGAGCTGAAGGCGAAACGGGCCGCGCTGATTCAGGCAGGGGACAAGGCCGCGATCGACGAAAATCAGCGGGCGATCGAACGGAGCCAGGAAGCCATTAGCCAACTGTTTGAAAAAGCGGTGCTCACGGGCCAAGATCTCCGGGAAGCGGGAGCCGCCCCGGATGGTGGCTTGGGTAACTCTTGGGTTGTGATTATTCGCTTTTCAGCCGATGCCGCCGATCGCTATGCGGAACTGACCAAAAAACTGGCGGGCACGGGTCGCGGCCTGGGTATTTTTCTCGATCGGGACTTGTTAACCGCACCCGTGGTGGGGCCGGAATATGCCCAATTGGGAATTACCGGCGGCAGCACCGAAATTCGCGGTAACTTCACCGCCGACTCCTCCCAAGAGTTGGTAATTCAACTGAAGGGTGGAGCCTTGCCCCTGCCCGTGAAGTTGGTGGAAACCCGCACCGTAGGCGCAACTTTGGGTCGCGACAGCGTAGAAAGCAGCATTTGGGCCGGTGTGGGTGGCTTGGTGTTGGTGCTGATCTTTATGGCCATCTACTATCGCCTGCCCGGCGTGGTGGCTGACCTGGCCCTGATCATCTATGCCCTGTTGAACTTTGCAGTATTCGCGCTGGTGCCTGTCACCCTCTCGTTACCGGGGATTGCGGGCTTCATTCTCAGCATCGGGATGGCGGTGGATGCCAACGTGCTGATCTTTGAGCGCACCCGCGAGGAACTGCAAGCGGGCAAGAGTCTTTATCGATCGGTTGAATCCGGTTTCTATCGGGCGTTTTCCAGCATTTTGGATGGTAACGTCACCACCCTGATTGCCTGTGTGGTGCTGTTTTGGCTGGGCACAGGTTTGGTTAAAGGGTTTGCCCTCACCCTGGCGATCGGGGTGTTGTTGAGCATGTTCACCGCCCTCACCTGTAGCCGCACTCTGTTGTTTGTGGCCCTCAGTATTCCTTCCCTGCGCCGTCCTGAGTGGTATTGCCCCGGTTTAAAAGCCAATCTGAAAACGGCTGGCTCGGGCAACTAGCGCCCCCCTTCGCCCCATTCCACCTGCCCTCCTGAATCAGCAAGCGTGATGAACCTGAAGATTATTGAAAAAAGTCGGTTGTGGTGGTCGCTGTCCCTGGCCTTGACCGTTGCCGGGGCGATCGCCGTGATTGGTTGCATGGTCACCTTTGGCACGCC
This sequence is a window from Limnothrix sp. FACHB-406. Protein-coding genes within it:
- the secD gene encoding protein translocase subunit SecD, giving the protein MQRQKFTLGFIVVLTIAAIAVIVNLPVQLGLDLRGGSQLTLQVMTTPEIPQVTPEDLSAVRKVIDNRINELGVSEALVQTSGNDKLVVQLPGVSDPEQAERVLGNTARLEFREQKPGTEAQYQAERQVYDELKAKRAALIQAGDKAAIDENQRAIERSQEAISQLFEKAVLTGQDLREAGAAPDGGLGNSWVVIIRFSADAADRYAELTKKLAGTGRGLGIFLDRDLLTAPVVGPEYAQLGITGGSTEIRGNFTADSSQELVIQLKGGALPLPVKLVETRTVGATLGRDSVESSIWAGVGGLVLVLIFMAIYYRLPGVVADLALIIYALLNFAVFALVPVTLSLPGIAGFILSIGMAVDANVLIFERTREELQAGKSLYRSVESGFYRAFSSILDGNVTTLIACVVLFWLGTGLVKGFALTLAIGVLLSMFTALTCSRTLLFVALSIPSLRRPEWYCPGLKANLKTAGSGN